A genomic window from Candidatus Methylacidiphilum fumarolicum includes:
- a CDS encoding ABC transporter ATP-binding protein, which yields MSTDFPIQTESVRTEKIKQRTKLEVKNLTFSYGERLALNNVSFEVSEGMIAGILGPNGSGKTTLFRILSTLLPLSSGTVNISGFSYPEESASARAIMGIVFQSPSLDKKLTVEENLLHQGHLYNLHGKELRNRIDELLKLFHLSERKKDLVETLSGGLQRRVEVAKGILHRPEVLILDEPSTGIDPAARRDIWNYLFTLRKELNLTILVTTHLMDEAERCDKVLILDQGKVIAWDSPDRLRSLLPGLVLTIRSSSIDILEKDIFNLGRMPIKLNGAIVVESKKDESPQTLLQFAADLLERHQSYITAMTIAKTSLEDVFLHLTGRQFIVGDKESQLPIP from the coding sequence ATGAGTACAGATTTTCCGATTCAAACTGAATCTGTAAGAACAGAAAAGATTAAACAGCGAACCAAACTAGAAGTAAAAAATCTAACTTTTTCTTATGGAGAGCGTTTAGCTTTAAATAATGTCAGTTTCGAGGTATCAGAGGGGATGATTGCAGGGATTCTGGGTCCTAATGGCAGTGGGAAGACAACCCTTTTTAGAATTCTTTCCACTTTATTACCTTTGTCCTCTGGAACAGTCAATATTTCTGGGTTTTCTTATCCTGAAGAAAGTGCTTCTGCTCGTGCCATCATGGGTATTGTCTTTCAGTCACCAAGTCTAGATAAAAAATTAACTGTCGAAGAGAATTTGTTGCATCAAGGTCACTTGTACAATTTACATGGCAAAGAGTTGCGGAACCGGATCGACGAATTATTAAAGCTCTTTCATCTTTCTGAAAGGAAAAAAGATCTTGTGGAGACTTTATCTGGAGGGCTCCAAAGAAGGGTTGAAGTGGCAAAAGGGATATTGCATCGGCCTGAAGTTTTAATTCTGGATGAACCAAGTACGGGAATCGATCCGGCCGCACGCAGAGATATATGGAACTATCTTTTTACCCTAAGAAAAGAATTAAATCTGACCATTCTAGTTACAACCCATCTGATGGATGAAGCAGAAAGATGCGATAAAGTGTTAATCTTAGACCAAGGAAAAGTCATTGCTTGGGATAGTCCAGATCGGCTCAGGTCTTTACTCCCAGGACTTGTTCTCACTATTCGGTCATCTTCTATAGATATTTTAGAAAAGGATATTTTTAACCTTGGGAGGATGCCTATAAAACTCAACGGGGCGATTGTTGTCGAATCGAAAAAGGATGAAAGTCCACAGACCCTTCTTCAATTTGCTGCAGATTTGTTGGAGAGGCATCAGAGCTATATTACGGCTATGACTATTGCTAAAACCTCTTTAGAAGATGTCTTTCTCCATTTGACTGGTCGTCAATTTATTGTTGGAGATAAAGAAAGTCAACTACCCATCCCATAA
- a CDS encoding 3-deoxy-D-manno-octulosonic acid transferase, translating to MKSFFLRWLYSFLFGFFTILCLPYYFIKLKRRGNPFDGIDQRLGLYPKRELSNEQGVDLWIHGVSVGEVMIGKVILKELWKIDPKIKVAFSTTTATGFRLALSEPKEKCFVFYFPLDFPWAVRRTFSYLHPKLVVLIETEIWPNFLAEASERKIPVLLCNARLSERTERWYKVFSWFMKPYLNKLSLILVTDDSEIERFVKVGFPPERIFRLGSMKFDVANYRSQTEVSLGWWKKVGWDAKNLVVLGGSTHRGEEDILLREFIKLRKHWPNLRLILAPRHAERAKEIKNLCDQFGLNSRLRSSLEKEMTPEGNFDILIVDSTGELRSLYEKADLVFVGKSLTAKGGQNFIEAAKAGKAIIVGPNMQNFKLLLNLFVDQRAIVVVQNKEEFSYHLKSLIAEEKTRKLLGERAKSLFLQNLGVGEETAKILHGYLSFQKQNRQDFGEYRELNIQKSHVN from the coding sequence ATGAAGTCTTTTTTTCTCCGTTGGCTATACTCCTTCTTATTTGGATTTTTTACAATTCTTTGCCTTCCCTATTATTTTATAAAACTGAAGCGGAGGGGTAATCCTTTCGATGGAATTGATCAAAGATTAGGATTGTATCCAAAGCGAGAACTGAGCAATGAGCAAGGGGTAGATTTGTGGATCCATGGAGTGAGTGTGGGAGAAGTGATGATAGGAAAAGTCATATTAAAGGAGCTTTGGAAAATAGATCCTAAAATCAAAGTTGCCTTTTCTACAACTACTGCTACCGGTTTTCGACTTGCTCTATCGGAACCCAAAGAAAAATGTTTTGTCTTTTATTTCCCTCTCGATTTTCCATGGGCAGTCCGTCGCACTTTTTCTTATCTTCACCCAAAACTTGTAGTGCTTATTGAGACAGAAATATGGCCGAATTTCTTGGCAGAAGCCTCTGAAAGAAAGATTCCTGTTTTGCTGTGCAATGCCCGACTATCAGAAAGAACGGAAAGGTGGTATAAAGTTTTTTCTTGGTTTATGAAGCCCTATCTTAACAAGTTGAGTTTGATATTAGTAACGGATGATTCTGAAATCGAACGGTTTGTAAAGGTAGGGTTTCCACCTGAAAGAATTTTTCGATTAGGGAGTATGAAATTTGACGTTGCTAACTATAGAAGCCAAACGGAAGTTTCTTTAGGATGGTGGAAAAAAGTTGGTTGGGATGCAAAAAACCTTGTTGTTTTAGGGGGCAGTACGCATCGAGGAGAGGAAGATATTCTCCTAAGAGAGTTTATCAAGCTTAGGAAGCATTGGCCTAATTTGCGTTTAATTCTAGCCCCTCGGCATGCTGAAAGAGCCAAAGAGATCAAAAATCTCTGTGATCAATTTGGACTTAATTCAAGATTGCGCTCCAGTTTGGAAAAGGAGATGACTCCAGAAGGTAATTTTGATATCCTTATTGTCGATTCTACTGGAGAGTTGCGTTCTCTCTATGAAAAAGCTGATCTAGTTTTTGTAGGGAAAAGTTTGACTGCCAAGGGTGGGCAGAACTTTATAGAGGCTGCCAAAGCAGGAAAAGCGATTATAGTCGGACCAAATATGCAAAACTTTAAATTATTATTGAATCTTTTTGTGGATCAACGAGCTATTGTGGTAGTGCAAAACAAGGAGGAGTTTTCGTATCATCTAAAGAGTCTGATTGCTGAGGAAAAGACAAGAAAGTTGTTAGGAGAAAGGGCAAAATCCCTGTTTTTACAGAATTTAGGAGTGGGAGAAGAAACGGCAAAAATTCTTCATGGCTATTTGAGTTTTCAAAAGCAAAATCGGCAAGACTTTGGAGAATATCGCGAATTGAACATCCAAAAAAGTCATGTTAATTAG
- a CDS encoding tyrosine recombinase XerC, translating into MIEKRTVSMAVEKEKGLLSPEIAESLKKFILYLSEKNFSSYTLRNYGQALTEFFSWGKWQSCREIGKEECRSYLYFLSKKPDLKNSSIRLRFAALRSFFKFYYQHQEQGKESPLSSLSLPKLYRTLPRYLSLEQIRALLDAPRQKWEKEKEKGTKSKWKEWQWKRDQAWLETLYGGGIRVGELCALKKKNFFPAELALLVKGKRKKERFCIIGEVATAAICDYLNVCPYESDFLFVSSRGKPLTPRFFQLALKEYLMIAGLDQSISPHKLRHTFATHLLEGGADLRSIQELLGHSHLSTTQIYTSVSAEHLRASYQRAHPRAQ; encoded by the coding sequence ATGATAGAAAAAAGGACTGTTTCGATGGCAGTGGAGAAAGAAAAAGGCCTTTTATCACCAGAAATAGCAGAGTCGCTTAAGAAATTTATCCTTTATCTTTCTGAGAAAAATTTTTCTTCTTATACCCTACGGAACTATGGACAGGCATTAACAGAATTTTTTTCCTGGGGAAAATGGCAATCTTGTAGGGAGATAGGGAAGGAAGAATGCAGAAGCTATCTGTATTTTCTTTCTAAAAAACCTGATTTAAAGAATAGTTCCATCCGATTGAGATTTGCTGCCCTTCGTTCGTTTTTTAAATTCTATTATCAACACCAAGAACAAGGAAAAGAAAGTCCCCTTTCTAGTCTTTCATTACCCAAGCTCTATCGGACACTTCCAAGATACCTTAGCTTAGAACAAATTCGTGCTTTGCTCGATGCGCCACGCCAGAAATGGGAAAAGGAGAAGGAAAAAGGAACAAAATCCAAATGGAAAGAATGGCAATGGAAAAGAGACCAGGCATGGCTGGAAACTCTTTATGGTGGGGGCATTCGAGTTGGAGAACTGTGCGCGTTAAAGAAAAAAAATTTTTTTCCTGCTGAACTGGCTCTTCTTGTTAAGGGAAAGAGAAAAAAAGAAAGATTTTGCATCATTGGAGAGGTTGCCACCGCTGCCATCTGCGATTATCTTAACGTTTGTCCTTATGAGTCCGATTTTCTTTTCGTTTCTTCAAGAGGAAAGCCATTGACTCCACGTTTTTTCCAACTTGCTTTGAAAGAATACCTTATGATTGCTGGGCTGGATCAGTCGATAAGCCCTCATAAGTTAAGGCATACCTTTGCCACGCATCTTTTGGAAGGAGGAGCGGATTTGAGAAGTATCCAAGAGTTACTAGGTCATTCTCATTTATCGACAACACAAATTTATACATCAGTAAGTGCGGAGCACTTAAGAGCATCTTATCAGCGTGCGCATCCCAGAGCGCAGTAA
- the ppc gene encoding phosphoenolpyruvate carboxylase — translation MKHLPHISAEHDFSILSKSIHFLGDTLGRVITNLEGKKILAIEETIRKLAKESRQGKEEATKALLRIVQGLDTDIAYRMAMAFTCYFELVNIAEENYRVRILKKRRTNQLLYPKKAIPKESIESALFELKKAKVTKKQVQEILEKMEIVLVFTAHPTEIKRQTILNKLCEISSLLKKAFGNVKLPQSIETEIERLIASLWLTERSRSKNPQVLDEVRTGLWYFEHTLWDVIPELHNEFKRVLHIYYPGVSLKPRWISFGSWIGGDRDGNFQVTTVTTAATLILQRNLALKKIAQSLLQLSEIFSVSSQHIAPSKNVLGLLEEKLKVYPSLKEEYESYPNEPYRLLLLALKKEVEMAIDTITEKDLLDFFTEPLPRCFTLNTINTVLEAIEENFKASNTRIFLEGEFQKLKQRIEVFGLHIFSLDIRQHSSMHQEAIEEILQLNSNGIKSYTTLKEEEKVELLNSLFQKPFPSLPSLYSHASERLKEILGPILVFSRSIRILGKEACGCYLISMTSGLSDILEVLYLCEICDCFIDIAPLFETLSDLKSAPKILEDLLCHPLYRNYLQKRHNKQIVMLGYSDSNKDCGYMTSNWWLYHIQEKLHEVCQSHGVDLILFHGRGGTIARGGGPAAKAILAQPKGLLDGKIRITEQGEVLSTRYHDFDIAFRILEQTAYGVLLAIYKSRKRSIIRKSWKNIIESIAENSYVAYTQLVQNEVDFLRFWQEVTPINEIGSLKIASRPIFRFQSKSFEDLRAIPWVFSWMQTRFVIPGWYGIGSSLKIAIESSPESLSILRQMYDKWPFFQTVIDNAQLSLAKTDIDIAKLYCSLATNRSLSDKIFAIIESEYKQTVETILKITNQNSILDHEPILQRSIRLRNPYVDPLNYIQVEMIRRNRSGSITDPNEIDKIRSVIELTINGISAGLRNTG, via the coding sequence GTGAAACATTTACCTCATATCTCAGCTGAACACGATTTTTCCATTTTATCGAAATCCATCCATTTTTTAGGCGATACTTTAGGACGGGTTATTACGAATTTAGAAGGTAAAAAAATACTCGCCATAGAAGAAACTATAAGGAAACTGGCCAAAGAAAGTCGTCAAGGCAAAGAAGAAGCCACTAAAGCTCTCCTACGTATAGTCCAGGGGTTAGATACCGACATCGCCTATCGAATGGCCATGGCTTTTACTTGCTACTTTGAATTGGTCAATATTGCCGAAGAAAATTATCGAGTTCGGATTTTAAAGAAAAGACGGACAAATCAACTGCTCTATCCCAAAAAGGCTATTCCCAAAGAATCGATCGAATCGGCTTTGTTTGAATTAAAAAAAGCGAAAGTTACCAAAAAGCAAGTCCAAGAAATTTTAGAAAAAATGGAGATTGTTCTTGTTTTCACAGCTCATCCCACAGAAATAAAAAGACAAACGATATTAAACAAGCTGTGCGAAATATCCTCCCTGTTAAAAAAAGCATTTGGTAATGTCAAACTACCTCAATCCATTGAGACCGAAATAGAAAGATTAATCGCTTCTCTGTGGCTTACGGAACGATCGAGATCAAAAAATCCTCAGGTCTTAGATGAAGTCCGAACAGGACTCTGGTATTTTGAACATACACTATGGGATGTCATCCCTGAGCTCCATAATGAATTCAAAAGAGTCCTTCATATTTACTATCCTGGAGTTTCCCTAAAACCCAGATGGATATCCTTTGGCTCATGGATTGGAGGAGATAGGGATGGGAACTTTCAAGTGACAACAGTCACAACAGCAGCTACACTTATTTTGCAGCGGAATCTAGCCCTAAAAAAAATTGCCCAAAGCCTTCTTCAGCTTTCTGAAATCTTTTCTGTTTCTAGTCAACATATTGCCCCCTCCAAAAATGTCCTTGGGCTTTTAGAGGAAAAACTAAAAGTTTATCCCTCTCTTAAAGAAGAATACGAGAGTTACCCCAACGAGCCATACCGCCTATTGTTATTGGCCCTAAAAAAAGAAGTCGAAATGGCTATCGATACTATCACCGAAAAGGATCTGCTCGATTTCTTCACCGAACCGTTGCCTCGCTGCTTCACACTGAACACCATAAACACTGTTCTAGAAGCAATTGAAGAGAACTTTAAGGCATCAAATACTCGAATTTTTCTTGAGGGAGAATTTCAAAAACTAAAACAGAGAATCGAAGTTTTTGGCCTTCATATTTTCTCTTTAGATATCCGGCAACATTCCTCTATGCACCAAGAGGCTATTGAAGAGATACTCCAACTCAATAGCAATGGTATCAAATCCTACACAACTCTCAAAGAAGAAGAAAAGGTCGAACTTTTGAACAGCTTGTTCCAAAAGCCTTTCCCTTCCCTTCCATCTCTTTACAGCCATGCAAGCGAAAGGCTCAAGGAAATTCTAGGACCTATTCTGGTTTTTTCTAGATCAATACGGATCTTAGGAAAAGAAGCATGCGGATGTTATCTGATCAGTATGACTTCTGGCTTATCAGATATTCTTGAAGTCCTTTATCTTTGTGAAATATGCGATTGTTTCATTGATATTGCGCCGCTTTTTGAAACTCTTTCGGATTTAAAATCAGCTCCAAAGATTCTTGAGGATCTTCTCTGTCATCCACTTTATAGAAATTACCTGCAAAAACGACACAACAAACAGATAGTCATGCTTGGCTATTCAGATAGCAACAAAGATTGCGGATATATGACTTCTAATTGGTGGCTTTATCACATACAAGAAAAGCTTCATGAAGTTTGTCAATCTCACGGAGTCGATCTTATCCTTTTCCATGGTAGAGGAGGGACCATTGCCCGTGGAGGAGGTCCAGCAGCCAAAGCTATTTTAGCCCAACCCAAAGGGCTTTTAGACGGAAAAATTAGGATTACAGAGCAAGGAGAAGTGCTGTCCACACGTTATCATGATTTCGATATCGCTTTTCGAATTCTCGAACAAACCGCCTATGGGGTACTCCTTGCTATTTATAAAAGCAGGAAAAGGAGCATTATTCGAAAATCTTGGAAAAATATTATAGAGTCAATCGCCGAAAATAGTTATGTTGCCTATACTCAATTGGTCCAAAATGAAGTCGACTTTTTGCGTTTTTGGCAAGAGGTTACCCCAATCAACGAAATTGGGTCTTTAAAAATTGCTTCCCGGCCTATTTTCCGTTTTCAATCTAAAAGTTTCGAAGATCTTAGAGCTATCCCATGGGTGTTTTCCTGGATGCAAACCCGCTTCGTTATTCCTGGTTGGTATGGCATAGGGTCAAGTTTAAAAATAGCTATTGAATCTAGTCCTGAGTCTTTATCCATCCTACGACAGATGTACGATAAATGGCCTTTTTTTCAAACAGTCATAGATAATGCTCAACTTTCTCTTGCTAAAACAGACATTGACATTGCTAAACTGTATTGTTCCTTAGCAACCAACAGAAGCCTCAGCGATAAAATATTTGCAATAATAGAATCCGAATACAAGCAAACGGTCGAAACTATCCTAAAAATAACCAATCAAAATTCCATTCTTGATCATGAACCCATTCTTCAAAGATCCATCCGGTTAAGAAATCCTTATGTAGATCCCCTCAATTATATTCAAGTAGAGATGATCCGAAGAAACCGCAGCGGCTCGATAACCGATCCAAATGAGATTGATAAGATCCGGTCAGTCATCGAGTTAACTATCAATGGAATCAGTGCAGGTCTAAGAAACACTGGATAG